ACTGGGCCGTGAAGCGGGACATGATCTCGGTCAACCCGGTGAAGAAGCTCGGGATTGGCAGTTACACCAACGCCGAACGCATCCTGACCGCCGAGGAGCGGACCCGGGCGCGGGCCGCGGTGAAGGACCAGCAGTTTAAAGATTACCTCCGCGTGCTGGAGCTGACCGGGGCGCGCCCGTTTTCCGAAATCGCCACCCTCATCGCTGATCTGGTGGACTTCGAGAACGGCGTGATCGTGTTCGAGAGGCACAAGAACGCCAAGAAGGGGAAACGCCGAACGGTCTACCTGACCCCGGAGCTGACCGAGATCCTCCGCCGGCGGGTCGCCGCCCGGCCCGAGGGCCTGCTGTTCCGCACCACGCACCAGTGCCCCATCGACTCCAAGAACATGGCCCACCGGCTGCGGTTGATTGCCGTCCGGGCGAGCATCAAGCGGTTCAACGCCTACGCCTACCGGCACTCGTACACCGCCGACGCCCTCGAACGCGGGCTGACTACCCGCGTGGTGGCGGAACTGGTCGGGGACTCCGCGAAGACGATCGAAAAATACTACGACTACCTGTCGCAGAAGCGGGATGCGATGAAGGACGCAGCTCTGAGAGCGGTGAGCTAAACAAAGATAGCCGCCCCGACGGATCGGAGCGGCCAAGATCTTCACTTCAAGTAGGTCAACTCCTCGTCGTCCGGTTACGGCGCGACGCGAGCGCTCGCCGCCAGGTACGCCACAACCGCGTCTTCGGAAATTCGGATCGTCCCCCGGCACCCCGGTCGACCGTGCCGGGTGTGGGCCAGAATGCTCTCGTGGCATAAGGCGTAGACGAGGCTCTGCGATATTCCGATCCGGTCGGCAGCTTCTTTGACCGTCATAGGGGCCTGCTTTTATCTGTTGTTGAACACTCTTTGAAATGAAAAGGCTACTTACCGGTTAAGT
This region of Gemmata massiliana genomic DNA includes:
- a CDS encoding tyrosine-type recombinase/integrase; this encodes MSLRKLADEFLVWCASNVGKDAFRWRKRALQSFCDYVGAVKAGDLTVRQVERWLESKAWKPNTKTSARGALQACLNWAVKRDMISVNPVKKLGIGSYTNAERILTAEERTRARAAVKDQQFKDYLRVLELTGARPFSEIATLIADLVDFENGVIVFERHKNAKKGKRRTVYLTPELTEILRRRVAARPEGLLFRTTHQCPIDSKNMAHRLRLIAVRASIKRFNAYAYRHSYTADALERGLTTRVVAELVGDSAKTIEKYYDYLSQKRDAMKDAALRAVS
- a CDS encoding helix-turn-helix domain-containing protein encodes the protein MTVKEAADRIGISQSLVYALCHESILAHTRHGRPGCRGTIRISEDAVVAYLAASARVAP